One window of Oryza brachyantha chromosome 12, ObraRS2, whole genome shotgun sequence genomic DNA carries:
- the LOC102713695 gene encoding DNA polymerase alpha subunit B — protein sequence MEEEIRAEFESSGFSIGGDAAEILSTLLTYCINYKMSPGDLVSNWEVYYLNRQLDGLKLEKSYLDGFLSHLQNEVKDRIVKEETSLHIYSNNDVDMLLSNTHTDEEGFLDTPSTKQEKTNTNGESFNSELTPVTTGRPSSSRLAKTNGDRITPFSQRVNKFTQQCVLNSDNVASLPSKDEIESTEDEIIRRVQPSKRCALQVQRSQPEPGCRFMYDRIEDRFNYLGDRIRRSGILFSASGLCGEPADATLASEESMFSVGMVICDGEGRLNEKSILLQGSVEHSRGQRVRLDLKELDQFSLFPGQVVGIQGHNPSGHCFVVSKLIDSIPNSSDAQLPHAKKQAVDSESHQSSDILSRVLSSVIAAGPYTTTDNLLFEPLQELLSYASRKQPQLLILMGPFIDSDHPEIKKGTVDQSFQDIFLFEIMRKIQDFTQYLGHNVRVILVPSVRDAHHDFVFPQPAFDLNLPEDITHQISCLANPSLFSCNEIQFGCCTMDILKHLSGEEISRKPPGGKPGDRIGRICAHILKQQSYYPLYPPPAGVPLDFSLASGALEISSAPDVLLLPSDLAPFVKVLSLDESSEEPKHFICVNPGRLAKGIGGGTFVELNYNEDTDKTSASIIRI from the exons ATGGAGGAAGAGATCCGCGCGGAGTTCGAGAGCAGCGGTTTCTCCATCGGCGGGGACGCCGCCGAGATCCTCTCCACGC TGCTGACCTACTGCATCAACTACAAGATGAGCCCCGGGGATCTCGTCTCCAACTGGGAGGTCTACTACCTCAATAG GCAATTGGATGGGTTAAAGCTTGAAAAGTCATATCTGGATGGTTTTCTGTCACACCTGCAAAATGAAGTGAAAGACAGGATTgtaaaagaagaaacaagCCTTCACATCTATTCTAATAATGATGTTGACAT GCTCTTGAGCAATACGCACACAGATGAGGAGGGATTCCTTGACACGCCAAGCACTAAACAGGAAAAGACCAATACCAATGGAGAGTCATTTAACTCTGAGCTTACTCCAGTGACCACTGGTAGGCCATCATCCAGCAGATTGGCCAAAACAAATGGCGACCGCATTACCCCGTTCTCTCAACGAGTAAATAAATTTACTCAACAGTGTGTTCTTAATTCTGATAATGTGGCTAGTTTGCCAAGTAAAGACGAGATTGAATCAACAGAAGATGAAATAATTCGAAGAGTTCAACCAAGTAAAAGATGTGCCTTGCAAGTTCAACGCTCACAGCCTGAACCAGGTTGTAGGTTCATGTATGACAGAATAGAAGATAGA TTTAATTACTTGGGAGATAGGATAAGGAGGTCTGGGATCTTGTTTTCTGCATCTGGGCTTTGTGGAGAACCTGCAGATGCTACCCTTGCTTCAGAG gAGAGCATGTTTTCAGTTGGCATGGTAATCTGTGATGGGGAAGGCCGTCTAAATGAAAAATCCATCTTGCTACAGGGCAG tgTTGAGCACTCCAGGGGGCAGCGTGTACGCCTAGACTTGAAGGAACTAGACCAGTTTTCCTTGTTTCCTGGGCAG GTCGTTGGCATTCAAGGCCACAATCCTAGTGGGCATTGTTTTGTTGTGTCAAAGTTGATCGATTCAATACCGAACTCTTCGGATGCTCAACTGCCTCATGCTAAGAAACAAGCTGTTGACAGTGAAAGCCACCAAAGTTCTGACATTCTATCAAGAGTGCTGTCATCG GTCATTGCAGCAGGTCCTTATACAACAACTGATAATTTGTTGTTTGAGCCTTTGCAAGAATTGCTATCTTATGCCTCTCGTAAGCAGCCTCAGCTTCTCATATTG ATGGGACCCTTTATTGACTCTGATCATCCTGAAATAAAAAAGGGAACTGTTGACCAGAGTTTTCAAGAcatatttctttttgaaatCATGAGAAAG ATTCAAGACTTCACCCAGTATTTGGGGCACAATGTTCGTGTGATTCTTGTTCCATCCGTACGTGATGCGCACCATGACTTTGTTTTTCCTCAG CCTGCATTTGACTTGAATTTGCCCGAAGACATCACACACCAG ATTAGCTGCCTGGCTAATCCAAGCCTATTCAGTTGTAATGAG ATACAATTTGGATGCTGTACAATGGATATCCTGAAACATCTGAGCGGTGAAGAAATTTCTCGCAAGCCACCTGGTGGAAAGCCTGGTGACAGAATTGGTAGAATTTGCGCACACATATTGAAGCAACAAAG CTATTACCCTCTATATCCTCCTCCTGCTGGTGTACCCTTGGACTTCTCACTCGCTAGCGGAGCATTGGAGATCTCATCAGCTCCTGATGTTCTCCTACTTCCGTCCGACCTTGCTCCATTTGTGAAG GTGCTTTCTCTTGATGAAAGTAGTGAAGAACCTAAGCATTTTATTTGTGTGAACCCTGGGAGATTAGCGAAGGGTATTGGTGGAGGCACATTTGTAGAGCTTAACTACAACGAGGACACAGACAAGACAAGTGCCTCCATTATTCGCATCTAG